From Gopherus flavomarginatus isolate rGopFla2 chromosome 7, rGopFla2.mat.asm, whole genome shotgun sequence, the proteins below share one genomic window:
- the TMEM69 gene encoding transmembrane protein 69 — protein MFHLVQGCCSHIPLKLQKLTLHRLLQYGKNKTTCPSPLSLPLQRVLSHPSRPQLLSQASACVTKAQGFHCSLRCLKKKKPKDPEPQLGLLRHDMRSLKDSPKPAFYLGLAGLIPFVSVPLIMAVQQTYYPELAFAQMTYGATVVSFLGGVRWGFALPENSPATPDWINLGNSIVLPLLAWFAILFKEDLTQAAVMVIIGFGVALHYDLALLPTYPSWFKALRVLLTVVAVFSLVATLGLMDVYPEKQLSNSASKSK, from the exons ATGTTTCACCTTGTACAGGGATGTTGTTCCCACATACctttaaaa CTCCAGAAGTTGACCCTTCACAGACTACTACAGTATGGAAAGAATAAGACCACTTGTCCTTCTCCTCTCAGTCTCCctctgcaaagagttctttcccATCCGTCGAGACCTCAGCTCCTCAGCCAGGCCTCAGCCTGTGTAACTAAGGCCCAGGGATTCCATTGCTCCCTTCGCTGCTTgaagaaaaagaaaccaaaagatcctgaaccccaactgggaCTTCTGCGCCATGATATGAGGTCACTCAAGGACTCACCAAAGCCTGCCTTTTACCTGGGCCTTGCAGGGTTGATTCCATTTGTTTCAGTGCCACTGATTATGGCTGTCCAACAGACCTACTACCCCGAGTTGGCATTTGCTCAAATGACATATGGGGCGACTGTAGTCTCTTTTCTAGGAGGAGTCAGGTGGGGATTTGCTCTCCCAGAAAATAGCCCAGCCACTCCTGATTGGATTAACTTAGGGAACAGTATAGTTCTCCCTTTATTGGCCTGGTTTGCCATACTTTTTAAAGAGGACCTCACTCAAGCTGCAGTCATGGTGATAATTGGCTTCGGGGTAGCATTGCATTATGACCTTGCTCTTCTTCCTACTTATCCCAGCTGGTTTAAAGCCCTAAGGGTATTACTAACAGTGGTGGCAGTATTTTCATTGGTAGCCACCTTGGGACTTATGGATGTTTATCCAGAAAAGCAGCTAAGTAACAGTGCAAGTAAAAGTAAATGA